Proteins encoded by one window of Streptomyces sp. NBC_01571:
- a CDS encoding SCO5717 family growth-regulating ATPase, with protein sequence MNSDRDGIRGGWATPGDDQSDAESAVEATGEFTIDYAPPAWYTQNASAGSAQPSQAPVPEVPAAPAPPGPQGPPLPPVPQVPPVPPAPMPQAAWSPPVVPADRAGTATGDIESGATMRISAAALKREFAERSAGEHAAEAGNPVAVGANGGVVGAPEEEPAGAGSDSGDPTGGDFELSAPAPPDAVPGAELESGPETGAAEASGASAVSGDTPSRPESKETDVSGQDGAERGASTSADTGVGADAGADVVEPVPGEGQEPADAEADVAARAVDADGPDGPDGEASPSHADAEGAANTATATGGDDAGTGRPDAATSPEVPSQHSGDQDAGTRNVMVEGGDPSGTPPESAVPDAGVDVPVDAPEAAPAWAPPPMAQGALPPLPPAYQPAAPAAAAQWPSPGPVAPPVPETAQQPAPSAAQGPAQPPVPPHPAVAGAQPPAPPHQPEIQPQHAQVQPHQPPAQPQPPFQPSAAQPAPTPWDPQAAPPAPGPVPPAPAPAPPQGGYGFPQQGAPVPPAPQAAYGFPQPGAPVPQPPAPQDGYGFPQPGVPAPAAPNPPAPPTGYGFPQQGPPAPQAGYGFPQPGAPAPAPQPPAPQASGPDAPAPRAPGPQPGYGFPPHPQPPAQPQPHIPGQQPHIPAQYQPHPGLPPEAPDASQQPPHQQQAPQQVPVDPRSGTAWPQPVRHDQRQPTNPSAAPLGYTAAVELSSDRLLNNKKQKAKSGRPGGGSSRFKLGGKKEEAERQRKLELIRTPVLSCYRIAVISLKGGVGKTTTTTALGSTLATERQDKILAIDANPDAGTLGRRVRRETGATIRDLVQAIPYLNSYMDIRRFTSQASSGLEIIANDVDPAVSTTFNDEDYRRAIDVLGKQYPIILTDSGTGLLYSAMRGVLDLADQLIIISTPSVDGASSASTTLDWLSAHGYADLVSRSLTVISGVRETGKMIKVEDIVSHFETRCRGVVVVPFDEHLAAGAEVDLDMMRPKVREAYFNLSAMVAEDIVRHQQSHGLWTNDGNPPPVAAPPMPRQPQYSYPLDVPVPGGQAAPGQPVAGPPPSGQPVPGQPHPYQQGGPYPQQPGPPLPPPQPGQAYPPPPPPQPQPQPQPQPGQSAAGRPFEDGQAYPPHQGHTPPPPPPASPQQ encoded by the coding sequence GTGAACAGCGATCGGGACGGGATCCGCGGGGGCTGGGCCACACCCGGCGATGACCAGTCCGACGCGGAGTCCGCCGTCGAGGCGACGGGCGAGTTCACCATCGACTACGCGCCGCCCGCCTGGTACACGCAGAACGCGTCGGCCGGTTCGGCACAGCCGTCGCAGGCTCCGGTTCCCGAGGTGCCCGCCGCTCCGGCTCCACCGGGCCCTCAGGGGCCACCGCTGCCGCCGGTGCCCCAGGTTCCCCCGGTGCCGCCCGCGCCGATGCCGCAGGCCGCCTGGTCGCCGCCGGTCGTACCGGCCGACCGGGCGGGTACGGCGACCGGTGACATCGAGAGCGGCGCGACCATGCGTATCTCCGCCGCCGCGCTCAAGCGTGAGTTCGCGGAGCGGTCCGCGGGGGAACACGCCGCCGAGGCCGGGAACCCGGTCGCGGTCGGGGCGAACGGTGGCGTCGTCGGCGCCCCCGAGGAGGAGCCGGCCGGCGCCGGATCGGACAGCGGTGACCCGACCGGCGGCGACTTCGAGTTGAGCGCTCCGGCTCCTCCGGACGCTGTGCCCGGTGCGGAGTTGGAGTCGGGGCCGGAGACAGGGGCCGCGGAGGCTTCCGGCGCGTCCGCGGTGAGCGGGGACACGCCCTCACGACCGGAGAGCAAGGAGACCGACGTGAGCGGGCAGGACGGCGCCGAGAGGGGCGCCTCCACGAGCGCTGACACCGGCGTCGGTGCCGATGCCGGTGCCGATGTCGTGGAGCCCGTCCCTGGGGAGGGGCAGGAGCCCGCGGACGCCGAGGCCGATGTGGCGGCCCGAGCTGTCGACGCGGACGGCCCGGACGGCCCGGACGGCGAGGCTTCGCCTTCCCACGCGGACGCGGAGGGCGCCGCGAACACCGCCACCGCCACCGGCGGTGACGACGCGGGGACCGGGCGACCCGATGCCGCCACGTCACCGGAGGTGCCGTCGCAGCACTCCGGAGACCAGGACGCGGGAACGCGGAACGTCATGGTCGAGGGTGGCGACCCGTCGGGCACCCCGCCCGAGAGCGCGGTGCCGGACGCCGGAGTGGACGTACCCGTGGACGCACCGGAAGCGGCGCCCGCCTGGGCTCCCCCGCCGATGGCGCAGGGCGCGCTGCCGCCGCTGCCGCCCGCGTACCAGCCCGCCGCCCCGGCTGCGGCCGCGCAGTGGCCCTCGCCCGGGCCGGTGGCACCGCCCGTGCCCGAGACCGCGCAGCAGCCGGCGCCGTCGGCCGCGCAGGGGCCCGCACAGCCTCCTGTACCGCCGCACCCCGCGGTCGCCGGGGCGCAGCCGCCCGCTCCGCCGCACCAGCCCGAGATCCAGCCCCAGCACGCCCAGGTCCAGCCGCACCAGCCGCCGGCCCAGCCGCAGCCGCCGTTCCAGCCGTCGGCCGCGCAGCCCGCGCCCACGCCCTGGGACCCTCAGGCCGCACCGCCCGCGCCGGGCCCGGTGCCCCCGGCGCCCGCCCCGGCCCCGCCGCAGGGCGGCTACGGCTTCCCGCAGCAGGGCGCCCCCGTCCCGCCCGCACCGCAGGCTGCGTACGGCTTCCCCCAGCCGGGCGCTCCGGTCCCCCAGCCGCCCGCGCCGCAGGACGGCTACGGCTTCCCGCAGCCCGGTGTTCCGGCTCCCGCCGCACCCAACCCCCCGGCCCCGCCGACCGGTTACGGCTTCCCGCAGCAGGGACCGCCGGCGCCGCAGGCCGGCTACGGCTTCCCCCAGCCGGGCGCCCCCGCTCCGGCTCCCCAGCCGCCCGCGCCCCAGGCGTCGGGGCCGGATGCCCCGGCACCCCGGGCCCCGGGCCCGCAGCCGGGCTACGGCTTCCCCCCGCATCCCCAGCCGCCCGCGCAGCCGCAGCCGCACATCCCCGGACAGCAGCCGCACATCCCCGCGCAGTACCAGCCGCACCCGGGCCTGCCGCCCGAGGCTCCGGACGCCTCGCAGCAGCCGCCGCACCAGCAGCAGGCTCCCCAGCAGGTCCCCGTGGATCCCCGCAGCGGGACCGCCTGGCCGCAGCCCGTCCGGCACGACCAGCGGCAGCCCACCAACCCCTCCGCCGCGCCTCTCGGGTACACCGCCGCGGTGGAGCTGTCCTCCGACCGTCTGCTCAACAACAAGAAGCAGAAGGCCAAGAGCGGCCGCCCCGGCGGCGGTTCCTCCCGGTTCAAGCTGGGCGGCAAGAAGGAGGAGGCCGAGCGGCAGCGGAAGCTGGAGCTGATCCGGACGCCGGTGCTGTCGTGCTACCGGATCGCGGTCATCAGCCTCAAGGGCGGTGTCGGAAAGACGACCACCACCACCGCCCTCGGCTCCACGCTGGCCACCGAGCGGCAGGACAAGATCCTCGCGATCGACGCCAACCCGGACGCCGGAACGCTGGGGCGCCGGGTACGGCGGGAGACCGGGGCCACCATCCGCGACCTCGTCCAGGCGATCCCGTACCTCAACTCGTACATGGACATCCGGAGGTTCACGTCCCAGGCCTCGTCCGGGCTCGAGATCATCGCCAACGACGTCGACCCGGCCGTGTCCACGACCTTCAACGACGAGGACTACCGGCGCGCGATAGACGTGCTGGGCAAGCAGTACCCGATCATCCTGACCGACTCCGGCACGGGTCTGCTCTACAGCGCCATGCGCGGGGTGCTCGACCTCGCCGACCAGCTCATCATCATCTCCACGCCGTCCGTCGACGGCGCGAGCAGCGCGAGTACGACGCTGGACTGGCTGTCGGCGCACGGGTACGCGGATCTCGTCTCGCGCTCCCTCACCGTCATCTCCGGGGTGCGCGAGACCGGAAAGATGATCAAGGTGGAGGACATCGTCAGCCACTTCGAGACGCGCTGCCGCGGGGTCGTGGTGGTGCCGTTCGACGAGCATCTGGCCGCGGGCGCCGAGGTCGACCTCGACATGATGCGGCCCAAGGTGCGGGAGGCGTACTTCAACCTCTCCGCGATGGTCGCGGAGGACATCGTGCGTCACCAGCAGTCGCACGGTCTGTGGACGAACGACGGCAACCCGCCGCCGGTGGCCGCCCCGCCGATGCCGCGGCAGCCGCAGTACTCGTACCCGCTGGACGTACCCGTACCGGGCGGTCAGGCCGCCCCCGGCCAGCCGGTTGCCGGCCCGCCGCCGTCCGGACAGCCGGTTCCCGGCCAGCCCCACCCGTACCAGCAGGGCGGTCCCTACCCCCAGCAGCCGGGGCCGCCGCTCCCTCCGCCGCAGCCGGGCCAGGCGTACCCGCCGCCCCCGCCCCCACAGCCACAGCCGCAGCCGCAGCCGCAGCCGGGTCAGTCCGCCGCGGGCCGGCCTTTCGAGGACGGTCAGGCCTATCCGCCCCACCAGGGCCACACCCCGCCCCCGCCGCCTCCCGCGTCCCCTCAGCAGTAG
- the eccB gene encoding type VII secretion protein EccB: MASRRDQLNAYTFAKRRMLASFVQSSPDGSEEGAPRPLRAVLPGTIVGVVILAAFGAWGMFKPTAPQGWDTVGEKVIIASDSTTRYVVLRTDGKVQLHPVLNMASAKLLLKTGKGEVVTVDESILDKGTIPRGVTIGIPYAPDRLPAASEAGSAKRWAVCERPSAGGRSIQKAAFVLASRDMDKTEGSRQKLRGGDLLYVVGPDRTRYIVDAHGKSYEVDRKDEFLLRTLVGSGREPQRVSKEWLETLHQGDPITFPKVEGHVGAGAGVGGGLPAAADKVGMLLKAPNGDRDQYYVVEPGKVVPVSDFTEKLLLSSPDLGSLNQTDALDVRISDFTPDSGEFAADYDWPAESPSTVNEAGTGQGSRNTVCNVLRGVDKDKGTTTLSTWAGTDFPAPLPTGSTSAYVTPGSGQLYRQFQGEETRAGGVFLVTDTGLRYAMQSNDDSATDDAGIGTTAKDRKQLEQEAKLAQTSLGYSDVDPAPIPVSWSSFLSTGPRLSTSAARQPQGS; encoded by the coding sequence ATGGCATCTCGGCGGGACCAGCTCAACGCCTACACCTTCGCGAAGCGCCGCATGCTCGCGTCCTTCGTCCAGTCGTCCCCGGACGGCTCGGAGGAAGGGGCACCGCGCCCGTTGCGCGCCGTGCTGCCGGGCACCATCGTCGGGGTCGTCATCCTGGCCGCGTTCGGGGCGTGGGGGATGTTCAAACCGACGGCCCCGCAGGGCTGGGACACCGTCGGCGAGAAGGTGATCATCGCCAGCGACTCCACCACCCGCTACGTGGTGCTCAGGACGGACGGCAAGGTGCAGCTGCACCCGGTCCTCAACATGGCGTCCGCGAAGCTCCTCCTCAAGACGGGCAAGGGGGAGGTCGTCACCGTCGACGAGTCGATCCTCGACAAGGGCACCATCCCGCGCGGTGTCACGATCGGCATCCCCTACGCGCCCGACCGCCTGCCCGCGGCCTCGGAGGCGGGCTCCGCGAAGCGCTGGGCCGTCTGCGAACGTCCCAGCGCGGGTGGCAGGTCCATCCAGAAGGCCGCCTTCGTCCTCGCCTCCCGCGACATGGACAAGACCGAGGGAAGCCGGCAGAAGCTGCGCGGCGGCGATCTGCTGTACGTCGTCGGACCGGACAGGACCCGCTACATCGTGGACGCGCACGGCAAGTCGTACGAGGTGGACAGGAAGGACGAGTTCCTGCTGCGCACCCTCGTCGGCTCCGGCCGGGAACCCCAGCGCGTGTCCAAGGAGTGGCTGGAGACCCTGCACCAGGGTGACCCGATCACCTTCCCGAAGGTCGAGGGGCACGTCGGCGCCGGCGCCGGCGTCGGGGGCGGTCTGCCCGCGGCGGCGGACAAGGTCGGCATGCTGCTCAAGGCTCCGAACGGCGACCGGGACCAGTACTACGTCGTCGAACCGGGCAAGGTGGTGCCCGTCTCGGACTTCACCGAGAAGCTGCTGCTCAGCAGTCCGGACCTGGGAAGTCTCAACCAGACCGACGCGCTGGACGTCCGGATCTCCGACTTCACCCCGGACTCGGGGGAGTTCGCCGCCGACTACGACTGGCCGGCCGAGTCCCCGTCGACCGTCAACGAGGCGGGCACCGGACAGGGCAGCCGCAACACCGTCTGCAACGTCCTGCGGGGCGTCGACAAGGACAAGGGCACGACGACGCTCAGCACCTGGGCGGGCACCGACTTCCCGGCCCCCCTCCCGACCGGTTCCACCAGCGCGTACGTCACCCCCGGCTCCGGTCAGCTCTACCGTCAGTTCCAGGGCGAGGAGACCAGGGCGGGCGGCGTCTTCCTGGTGACCGACACCGGCCTGCGCTACGCGATGCAGTCCAACGACGACAGCGCCACGGACGACGCGGGCATCGGCACCACGGCCAAGGACCGCAAGCAGCTGGAGCAGGAGGCCAAACTGGCCCAGACCAGCCTGGGTTACTCCGACGTGGATCCGGCGCCGATCCCCGTCTCGTGGTCCTCGTTCCTGTCCACCGGCCCCCGTCTGTCGACGTCGGCGGCCCGCCAGCCGCAGGGCTCCTAG
- a CDS encoding ABC transporter substrate-binding protein — protein MNRQDQLTGGRPRLRLLAAAGAAALTLTAGLATPLDPAPQQARAAEGKNVLTVAVAQSVDSLSPFLASRLVSTSIHRLMYEYLTNYDPADNHAIPGLATKWAPSADKLTWTYTIRSNSKWSDGKQATAADAAWTFNKMMTDPNAATANGSFVGNFKKVTAPSPTKLVIELKKPQATMAALDVPIVPRHIWEKVGDFSKFNNDKSFPIVGNGPFILTDYKPDSYVRLKPNKTFWRGAPKFDELVFKYYKDGDAAVAALQKGEVSFVSNLTPAQSAALKSQPNIKVNDAPGRRFYALATNPGAQAANGDRFGDGAQSLLDQKVRQALFMAVDRSTLVDKVFQGHAVEGEGYIPPRFSTYSWKPSASQNLGYDPAKAAQLLDEAGYKKNGDGKRVEKNGKPINYRLLCHATDPNDKAVGQYLKEWFGKLGIGVTLDCLDNVTDPWLAGKYDLAFDGWSVNPDPDFVLSIHTCAALPATPKDTGATDNFICDKKYDELYGRQLAEYDTAKRAEIVKQMESRLYDTGYMNVMAYPNAVEAYRTDQIKSIETMPKAAGNIYGQDGYWSWWSAVPAGSSGASSDGSSSTGVIIGIVAGVVVLVGAGAFFAMRRRATAEDRE, from the coding sequence ATGAACAGACAAGATCAGCTCACCGGAGGACGTCCGCGTCTCAGGCTCCTCGCCGCCGCGGGCGCCGCCGCCCTCACCCTCACCGCCGGTCTCGCGACGCCGCTCGATCCGGCCCCGCAGCAGGCCCGGGCCGCGGAGGGCAAGAACGTCCTCACCGTCGCGGTCGCCCAGAGCGTCGACTCGCTCAGCCCCTTCCTGGCGTCACGCCTGGTCAGCACGAGCATTCACCGGCTCATGTACGAGTACCTGACCAACTACGACCCGGCGGACAACCACGCGATCCCGGGCCTCGCCACCAAGTGGGCGCCGTCCGCCGACAAGCTCACCTGGACCTACACGATCCGCTCGAACTCCAAGTGGTCGGACGGCAAGCAGGCCACCGCCGCGGACGCGGCGTGGACCTTCAACAAGATGATGACCGACCCGAACGCGGCCACCGCGAACGGCAGCTTCGTCGGCAACTTCAAGAAGGTCACCGCCCCGAGCCCCACCAAGCTGGTCATCGAGCTGAAGAAGCCGCAGGCCACCATGGCCGCTCTCGACGTCCCGATCGTGCCCCGGCACATCTGGGAGAAGGTCGGGGACTTCTCCAAGTTCAACAACGACAAGAGCTTCCCCATCGTGGGCAACGGGCCGTTCATCCTGACGGACTACAAGCCCGACAGCTACGTACGGCTCAAGCCCAACAAGACCTTCTGGCGAGGCGCGCCCAAGTTCGACGAGCTGGTCTTCAAGTACTACAAGGACGGTGACGCGGCCGTCGCGGCCCTCCAGAAGGGCGAGGTGTCGTTCGTCTCCAACCTGACGCCCGCCCAGTCCGCCGCGCTCAAGAGCCAGCCGAACATCAAGGTCAACGACGCCCCCGGCCGCCGTTTCTACGCCCTCGCCACCAATCCCGGCGCCCAGGCCGCGAACGGGGACCGCTTCGGCGACGGTGCACAGTCCCTGCTCGACCAGAAGGTCCGCCAGGCGCTGTTCATGGCGGTCGACCGGAGCACCCTCGTCGACAAGGTCTTCCAGGGCCACGCCGTCGAGGGCGAGGGATACATCCCGCCGCGCTTCTCCACGTACTCCTGGAAGCCCTCGGCGAGTCAGAACCTCGGCTACGACCCGGCGAAGGCGGCCCAACTCCTCGACGAGGCGGGCTACAAGAAGAACGGTGACGGCAAGCGCGTCGAGAAGAACGGCAAGCCGATCAACTACCGGCTGCTGTGCCACGCCACCGACCCGAACGACAAGGCGGTCGGGCAGTACCTGAAGGAGTGGTTCGGCAAGCTGGGCATCGGCGTCACCCTCGACTGCCTGGACAACGTGACGGACCCGTGGCTCGCGGGCAAGTACGACCTGGCCTTCGACGGCTGGTCCGTCAACCCCGACCCCGACTTCGTGCTGTCGATCCACACCTGCGCGGCGCTGCCCGCCACACCCAAGGACACGGGCGCGACCGACAACTTCATCTGCGACAAGAAGTACGACGAGCTGTACGGCCGGCAACTCGCCGAGTACGACACCGCCAAGCGGGCGGAGATCGTCAAGCAGATGGAGTCGCGGCTGTACGACACCGGGTACATGAACGTCATGGCGTACCCGAACGCGGTGGAGGCCTACCGCACCGACCAGATCAAGTCGATCGAGACGATGCCGAAGGCGGCCGGGAACATCTACGGCCAGGACGGCTACTGGAGCTGGTGGTCGGCGGTTCCGGCGGGCTCCTCCGGTGCGTCCTCCGACGGTTCGAGCTCGACGGGCGTCATCATCGGCATCGTCGCGGGCGTGGTCGTCCTCGTGGGCGCCGGGGCGTTCTTCGCGATGCGTCGCCGTGCCACGGCCGAGGACCGCGAATAG
- a CDS encoding ABC transporter permease yields MTAEATPSLVEATDGPADAGPSVRGPRARTTTAYLRYVAGKLGGAAVSLLAVLVTSFFLFRLIPGDPVKYMTGGRQVSAEQLAHYRKEFGLDLPLWEQFTDYCGKALTGDLGTSYQFRTPVIDKITEALPNTLLLTVTAFVLYTALGIFLGTRSAWRNGGASDRLNTGLALTLYSIPSFWLGLLLIIVFSVGIGPIPGLFPTGGMESGGKEGFAYVLDVAHHLVLPVVTLVAVEYGQTLLVTRSALLDEMGSDYLTTARAKGLRDDLVRRRHAVPNALLPTVTLIFINLGRTVAGVILVETVFSWPGLGGLFYQGLSVPDLPLVQGLFFVFAAAVVVMNTLADLIYPLLDPRVGR; encoded by the coding sequence ATGACCGCTGAGGCAACACCCTCGCTGGTCGAGGCGACCGACGGTCCGGCCGACGCCGGACCGTCGGTCCGCGGGCCACGGGCGCGCACCACGACCGCGTATCTGCGCTATGTGGCGGGCAAGTTGGGCGGCGCGGCCGTCTCCCTGCTCGCCGTCCTCGTCACCAGTTTCTTCCTCTTCCGGCTCATCCCCGGCGACCCGGTCAAGTACATGACCGGCGGCCGCCAGGTGTCCGCCGAGCAACTGGCCCACTACCGCAAGGAGTTCGGACTCGACCTGCCACTGTGGGAGCAGTTCACGGACTACTGCGGCAAGGCACTCACCGGCGACCTGGGCACCTCCTACCAGTTCCGGACCCCCGTCATCGACAAGATCACCGAAGCGCTGCCGAACACCCTGCTCCTGACCGTCACGGCGTTCGTCCTCTACACCGCGCTCGGCATCTTCCTCGGTACGCGCTCCGCCTGGCGCAACGGCGGGGCGAGTGACCGCCTCAACACCGGTCTGGCGCTGACGCTGTACTCGATCCCGTCCTTCTGGCTCGGGCTGCTGCTCATCATCGTCTTCTCGGTGGGCATCGGCCCGATCCCCGGCCTGTTCCCGACCGGCGGCATGGAGTCGGGGGGCAAGGAGGGCTTCGCGTACGTCCTCGACGTCGCCCACCACCTGGTCCTGCCCGTCGTGACACTGGTCGCCGTCGAGTACGGGCAGACACTGCTGGTCACCCGCTCGGCGCTGCTGGACGAGATGGGCAGCGACTACCTGACCACGGCACGGGCCAAGGGACTGCGCGACGATCTCGTCCGGCGCCGCCACGCCGTGCCCAACGCGCTGCTGCCGACCGTCACGCTGATCTTCATCAACCTCGGCCGGACGGTCGCGGGCGTGATCCTCGTCGAGACGGTCTTCTCCTGGCCGGGCCTCGGCGGCCTCTTCTATCAGGGGCTGAGCGTGCCCGATCTGCCGCTCGTCCAGGGGCTGTTCTTCGTCTTCGCGGCGGCGGTGGTCGTGATGAACACGCTGGCCGACCTGATCTATCCGCTGCTGGACCCACGGGTGGGCCGATGA
- the mycP gene encoding type VII secretion-associated serine protease mycosin — MPYAPAAKSPRAAALVAAPLIAFASIAALAPAAAADSSTDQCTFPSKMYAGRPWALQRVLLDELWSQSKGKGVRVAVIDTGVDVQNPQLTHAVDTAAGHNFLPKKLKDDNGDPIPRGKENGTTDTVGHGTRVAGIIAARPAPKTGFVGLAPEATIIPLEQNDAEGHGTARELAAAIRFAINAKAGVINISQDTSNAVEPDPDLRRAVDEALNANVVVVASAGNDGLGGNVKRTYPASYPGVLAVAASDRNNERASFSQSGDFVGVAAPGVDMISTVPKGGHCSDNGTSFSAPYVAGVAALVKAKHPDWTPREIVAQIEQTAERSVPGHDRLVGWGVVDPVRALTEDDHPLQSPDPREGLSKAEAPAPAALQLGETPDERNARLATYVAVGAVVLVAGLAGGAVAIRDARRRGHRIPGTE, encoded by the coding sequence ATGCCGTACGCGCCCGCAGCGAAGTCTCCGCGTGCCGCGGCCCTCGTCGCCGCGCCACTGATCGCCTTCGCCTCCATCGCCGCCCTCGCGCCGGCGGCGGCCGCGGACTCGTCCACCGACCAGTGCACCTTCCCGAGCAAGATGTACGCGGGCCGCCCCTGGGCCCTGCAACGCGTCCTCCTGGACGAACTGTGGAGCCAGTCCAAGGGCAAGGGCGTCCGCGTGGCGGTCATCGACACGGGCGTGGACGTGCAGAACCCGCAGCTCACCCACGCGGTGGACACGGCCGCCGGACACAACTTCCTTCCCAAGAAGCTGAAGGACGACAACGGGGATCCGATCCCGCGCGGCAAGGAGAACGGCACGACGGACACCGTCGGCCACGGCACCCGTGTCGCGGGCATCATCGCGGCAAGGCCCGCCCCGAAGACCGGATTCGTGGGCCTGGCCCCCGAGGCGACGATCATCCCGCTCGAACAGAACGACGCCGAGGGCCACGGCACGGCGAGGGAACTGGCGGCGGCCATCCGCTTCGCGATCAACGCGAAGGCCGGTGTCATCAACATCTCCCAGGACACCTCCAACGCGGTGGAGCCCGACCCGGACCTGAGACGGGCGGTGGACGAGGCGCTGAACGCGAACGTCGTGGTCGTCGCCTCCGCGGGCAACGACGGCCTGGGAGGCAACGTCAAGAGGACCTACCCGGCGTCGTACCCCGGCGTCCTGGCCGTCGCGGCCTCGGACCGCAACAACGAACGCGCCTCCTTCTCGCAGTCCGGCGACTTCGTCGGCGTCGCCGCACCGGGGGTGGACATGATCTCCACCGTCCCCAAGGGCGGCCACTGTTCCGACAACGGCACCAGCTTCTCGGCCCCGTACGTGGCCGGCGTCGCGGCCCTGGTCAAGGCCAAGCACCCGGACTGGACCCCGCGCGAGATCGTGGCGCAGATCGAACAGACCGCGGAACGCTCCGTTCCCGGCCACGACCGGCTGGTCGGCTGGGGCGTCGTCGACCCGGTCCGCGCCCTGACCGAGGACGACCACCCCCTGCAGTCCCCCGATCCCCGGGAGGGTCTCTCCAAGGCGGAGGCCCCGGCCCCCGCCGCCCTGCAACTGGGCGAGACCCCGGACGAACGCAACGCCCGTCTGGCGACGTACGTGGCGGTGGGCGCTGTGGTGCTGGTCGCGGGCCTGGCCGGGGGCGCGGTGGCGATACGGGACGCGCGCCGACGCGGACACCGGATCCCGGGGACTGAGTAG
- the eccE gene encoding type VII secretion protein EccE, whose protein sequence is MASGARFRSRDRSREQDSSASRPQPPGTPDRSQPGAHTGALHLKVRSGRSGSFRLQRVVLLEIAAAALLVGWVVSPFALVPAVVLAVVLVLLALVRRRGRSLPEWLATARALRVRRRRAAGTPIRPGTEPGLAPAVECDPSLRTSAYSARDRRPVGVIGDGTFVTAVLQVEADATALRAERSRQPLPLGLVRDALEVDGVRLESAQVVLHTQPAPALHLPQQSVAVSNYAPLQEQTGAPAVRITWIALKLDPELCPEAVAARGGGLVGAQKCVVRAADHLASRLTGAGFRTTLLNEEELTAAVATSACANPLVTAEAGRTDLPARRTEESSRSWRCDNRRHTTYWVRRWPQLGGSGGPSLPQLVALLTAVPALATTFSLTLRRGERQDVSLCGHLRVTGRSDDELVAARRSLEDAARRAGTGLTRLDREQLPGVLATLPLGGVR, encoded by the coding sequence ATGGCTTCCGGAGCGCGGTTCCGGTCGCGTGACCGGTCGCGGGAGCAGGACTCGTCCGCGTCCCGGCCGCAGCCGCCCGGGACACCCGACCGCTCCCAACCCGGGGCGCACACAGGTGCGTTGCATCTCAAGGTGCGCTCCGGCCGGTCCGGATCGTTCCGGTTGCAACGAGTCGTCCTGCTGGAGATCGCCGCCGCCGCGCTGCTCGTCGGATGGGTCGTCTCCCCCTTCGCGCTGGTCCCCGCGGTCGTACTCGCGGTCGTGCTGGTCCTGCTCGCCCTGGTGCGCCGCCGCGGCCGCTCACTGCCCGAATGGCTGGCCACGGCAAGGGCGTTGCGCGTCCGGCGGCGCCGCGCCGCGGGCACGCCGATTCGGCCGGGTACGGAGCCGGGCCTCGCCCCGGCCGTGGAGTGCGATCCCAGCCTGCGCACCTCCGCGTACAGCGCCCGCGACCGGCGCCCGGTCGGTGTCATCGGGGACGGCACGTTCGTGACCGCCGTCCTGCAGGTGGAGGCCGACGCGACCGCGCTGCGTGCCGAGCGGAGCCGCCAGCCGCTGCCCCTGGGACTGGTGCGGGACGCGCTGGAGGTGGACGGCGTCCGCCTGGAGTCGGCGCAGGTCGTGCTGCACACGCAGCCCGCGCCCGCGCTGCATCTGCCCCAGCAGTCCGTGGCCGTCAGCAACTACGCGCCGTTGCAGGAGCAGACCGGGGCGCCCGCCGTGCGCATCACCTGGATCGCGCTGAAGCTCGATCCGGAGCTGTGCCCGGAGGCGGTGGCCGCGCGCGGGGGCGGACTCGTCGGTGCGCAGAAGTGCGTCGTACGCGCCGCGGACCACCTCGCGAGCCGGCTCACGGGAGCGGGGTTCCGTACGACGTTGCTGAACGAGGAGGAGCTGACCGCGGCGGTGGCGACCTCGGCGTGCGCGAACCCCCTGGTGACGGCGGAGGCGGGACGCACGGACCTGCCGGCGCGGCGGACGGAGGAGTCCAGCCGCAGTTGGCGCTGCGACAACCGTCGGCACACGACGTACTGGGTGCGGCGCTGGCCCCAGTTGGGCGGTTCCGGCGGGCCGTCGCTGCCCCAACTCGTCGCGCTGCTCACGGCCGTGCCCGCGCTGGCCACCACCTTCAGTCTCACCCTGCGGCGCGGGGAGCGTCAGGACGTGTCGCTGTGCGGACACCTGCGGGTGACCGGGCGCAGCGACGATGAACTCGTCGCGGCGCGCCGTTCGCTGGAGGACGCCGCACGACGGGCCGGCACGGGACTGACCCGGCTCGACCGGGAGCAGCTTCCGGGTGTGCTCGCCACGCTGCCCCTCGGAGGTGTTCGCTGA